Sequence from the Hylaeus volcanicus isolate JK05 chromosome 1, UHH_iyHylVolc1.0_haploid, whole genome shotgun sequence genome:
ACACCACGCGAATGTGTATTTCAAACTACTGCATTTATTACGTGAGCGTTGTCGTAATGAACTCGAAAGTTTATGTCGGATATGTATTATGCACCTTCTTTATTACctaaaaaatgtatcatttaAGCAACCAAATCATGGTAAAACCTCATCTACTTATTGTAAGTTACTTACGAcacatattttgtttatatgttaatattaatgctATGATCAATAAcgatgtatttttttacagaaaatgtaaacattgaaaaaaagcATTGTATTCTTGTAAGCAAACACTTTTCTTAAGTTACATCTTCTATTAATACTGGTGTAATTAGCTAAATGATTTGCGCTGTTTGTACAAACTCAAATGCtaagtataataattaattttcacatatTACGTGTCTATATATTAAATCTCCAAAAATCTGTTAACTCTGACTACGGGACAATTTTTTCGGGAAATTCCAAGGGAAAAAGTAATAAGAACATGaacgattatatttttatttctcaaatcGAATAATGAAACAATGTGAGCGAGTTACATATTTACACACGCCAATAATGCTcaacaataaatttacatcAATGTATCTTTCATTATCACACAATGTGCACCTTCAATTTAAAAGACTTCCTTCTGTGTGCGagtgtttaataaatgaaagtaattaaatttacacgTTTTAAGGGTGTAACGGACTCATGAAATctcctgaaaataaaatgaacataattatataacaataagtattgacgttctattatttgaaatcacataaaaattttttgtCATACAGAAACAAGGTCATCTCTATCACTCATCTGTGCCGATAAACTAAACGCTGTATCCGTGCTAGCTTCACTATTCAGGCTTTCGTTAAATGCAGGCTTTATGTGCGCAGCATCGCTCATCTCTCGCATTAATCCAGCCATATCATCATCTGGAtcaatttcttgaatttcacCTACTACATCAATTTCCATAGACTGACTATCTGTTATCGATATTTCTGGTGCTTCAGGTTTGGATTCCTTAAACTGATAATTatctttcgaaatatttttcgaaatgataACACTGATATTTGTATTACTGATATTGATATTATCTTACCTTCATCGATTCTAATTTACATTCGTTCGGTAAATTCATATGAAACACGCAATTAGTATCAAAAATTATAGGTACAGGCTCGTGACATTCTATATCTGCTCGTACCGCTCCGCatgctttaaataaaacttgatgTTGGTCCTGTTGATACAATACGatatcattaatttatattgcaattttgtttataattaattaatcttactTTAAGAATATGTTTACGGCAATGCTTTGCAGCGGGAAGAGTTCTTTCCCCGCATTTCACTCCACCTTCCGTAAAAATACACTTTGATACACTTGGTATTTTTTGCGTAGACCCATCGGTAACCTacagtaaataaatcatttttatggatattatttattcggcTGAAACGAATGTCGTTAACATCAATAAAATCActttatatattcatgtattaCCTGTGCTCTACGCTCTAACGACTTCCTATACAATATAGCTTCAACTCCGCTTCGTCTATGATATCTGTTTAAAGCTTTCAATTTCTcgtaaatctttttttctttcgccaGTTCCTTTGGTTGATCGTGTATACTACacaacgtttctttttcctttttaagcgcgtgtaaatattttcgtctcTTTTCCCTGAGCGTATATTGCAGTCTTCTAAATTGCTCTATATAAAGTGACTGTAACCTAATTAGTTTTTCTCGTGCGATGTATATCACCTCTTCGGCAGTAAAGATTCCAGCATgccttaaaaaattaatactaatGATTCAATAGAAATGAGTGTCTTATTTTCGCATAAAGCAGCTACGAAAGTCAGTGtgtgtcatttttttttatcaaggCAGTGTGTTATAAGAAATAGGAAGATTCAGACAGATTTGCTCAAGCCAAAGCATGCTAGCCGATATTCTAcgaaaaaacatttattttaatgtgtaAATATTGCGAGGTCTCGCACATGAACCTATTCTTACTTTAAGGGATCTTCTTGTGCACTGTATAGACTGTCATCGTCGCTATCATCTAGATAACTTCCTCTCAAAGTATCGCTCACAACCGTTGGTTCGACATCACTGTCCGAAGAACTTGCATAATCTAAAATATCACATCCACTCGCGTTTACTCTAAATGCATCAACTTCagctgaaattgaaattttagtaaGACGTTAATTTCGCTTAATTTCAAAGACCTCTAATGTAATTACGATTTTGTTACTCGATCTAGACTTACTAAAAGGATCTAAAGCTTTGACTTTTCCCTCTTCGTCTTCTGTATCCTCGGTACTCGAATCGGCGGGTTTAACGTAATGACTTAAATTAAGTAAGAGCATTTCAGGTGTCTGTTGCAAAGAATGACGCGACGTTGATTTTATGCGTGCTATTTGAGCTTTTCTAGTATGCTCGGTACAATAtctgttgaaaataaataactgtaTAAAATCTagagaatattatattagatgattttcttcaatataaacataatacATACGAAATATCTCTTCTATCTAACTTTGGTGCTGGGTTCTGGCATTTTCTTCCGTTAGTATTGTAGACAAAGCCACACTGTTTGAAAGGTGCAGTTGGATCCTCAAGAATATGTTTACCGCAATAATTGTATCCTTCTAAACAAGGTTGAGTACATTCATAGGACGCGTATAAGCAAGCCtgtgtttgtttcgttttcttaGTGGCTGTAGTAGTCACAGGCATCGTTGTATTTGGGATACGAAACATACCTTGCCTATAGAAATagcaaaaattacaaaattaaaacgaaaagatTTTTCGTAAGTGTATATAATAGAACTTTAGTAGCGAGCTTGTAATATTCAATGAATTATCTTTGTTGAAACTCACAAGTACGAAATGAATTgattaacaatttcaaatttagcGCGGTAAGTTACCTCGGAAATCAACACAATTGGATTAATTTTGTCATTTCAAAATGATGAGTAAATtggtatatatttaatatgtaaaaaattgcattaaacAGAAAACATTACATACGTTGAAAGTTGGATGTTTATTTCAGTATACAAATAtcgtgaaatatatatttgtaacaagTGGTAGTtcgccgccattttgtacGTCGGATGTTGAATGGAGTTTCATTGATGTATGTACGGATTTCGAAAGAATGAGGCGGACATGTGATTGGTTTTTGTGAAAAGTCGGAATAAAACAGAACGAGCGGGACTTTAGAAAGCCGCGTAgcataattattttagaaacttaCCGTGATCTCTTACATCAAACTCTTCCGAGAAGGAAAGACAGTGCCAATGCCAACTGATTCACGCTTGTCACCGTCAACGTTCTTCTGGAAACttcaagagaaaaaaatttatacagtgaaacgtaaaaagtattcgacgATCGTGCTGTAAGTCTGAGGCTCTatgcgaataaataataaatactcgaTAATAAACAGCACTAGGGGTCCTTCGGTAGGACTATGATAACGGGACGCTGCTACATGGATAACATTGGCTGCGTGCACATACTACTAGCTCAACGACGATTGCGTCACTTCCGGGAGTTTAAAGCTCAAAAGTTCTAATTGATAAACTACGTGATTCATGCCTACCGTAGACTGAAAAAGTTCAGGTAGGTTATGACGTTGGTTGTAATGTAAAGTGTTAGCTAAGCTGGTTTTACGGTACGCACGCGTGTTCGTTAATCAACGCAACGTGCtcacgagaaaaaaattttctcgGATGTTTACTGCGAAAAAAGATTACACGCATTCATCACACCGACTGTGTCGACGCGATTGCAAATTTTTGTGCAACATACAGACAAGACGAGTAGTACTTTAGAGTTCTTAAATGAAATGGGGTAAATTTCACGAGTGCGTAAAACCATTGCAGTATACTCGGTATATCGTTACATAAGATGTTCGAAAAAAATTTCGTGATTAAAATTACTCGATAGGTTATATTTTTGATTGGTATCGAAGTAGGGTTaaacgttttctttctctgtAACCAACCTCATGGCCTGCaaaaaatacgtaaataaatatgtttaaaagaTACGTCACGTGGAAGATAATtccgtgaaataaataatcgacgGCTTACATCGTCGATCAACTTGTGTATCTAatattctatacatatatcgaattctaaatcCGTGAAAAACTTCATGGAAgctgtaaagaaaaattcgttgGCATTTAGATGAAAATGCACCATCCCGTACGAAAGTTtaaactatatataaataaatctcgttTCGTTACTGTGATGTAACTATTGAAgagtttatttcatttattataaatatacagaaatcTTGTTTTGTATAATATCCGTACAAATAAAACGTCCGTAAAACTGATTTTAACGAAGTTCTGCACGAACCTCTGTAAATTTCCGATAATCTCATAAATATACGAAAGCGCTGAACCCTTTGAAGGATTTCTGaagttcatttttcatttcctgcACGATTCCAAAGCAGTGCCGTGAAGTTGGATGGGTATCGAAgcaattcgaagaaaaaaagtactATTTCCGAGATTTGAAATGGCATGTGCCAATGAGAATTGcgagttatttaattaaaaataaaggcattatgcgaaaaaaaaatcaagataaTTTTTGCGAATGTGAGCccatgatattttttttccactttttttccAAGTTACATACAAGTATTGGTATGTATTAGTAAACGAACCACAAACAAAGTCACTTATAGataagtaataatagtaatgaagaaactaataaaacaAGGCCTTACAGGTCTATGCTAGGTTATACAGTGcgacatttcattttaatgaTCGAATTTAGCCTTAAAGACGATCTTCagcgaaaattttgttcatttttggtaaaaagaagaattccATTGAGTGAATCGGTGATCGAGCTTCGTTTCCGGTTAAAAGTTTGAATCGAACGCATGAAATCGTGCAGGGAATTGATGGAAGAAAAGAATCATTGAAGGCTGGCAAGATTCGCGGAACTTTCGATAAATGATTAATGAGAAGGGTTTGGGTGAAGAAGGAAGGAGAGGGACTTGTTTTTCTCGTCGATTAATGTGCCGATTATTTTCCATTGTGCGAAAAGTTCCGCGAGTATGAACTTGGAGGCGGAGTTTCCGGTTAGCGTAGTGACGTGAAGTTTCTAACGTGTCGCTGTTGTGTGGCGTTGTGTGTGCCCGCCGCCATCGCGACCGCCGTGAAGTGCGCATCGTTAGTACCGAGTTGTGTGTACATATAAATGGCGGCTGACGAAAAATGGTACTTTACGAAAGAACAGCTTACAAACACGCCGAGCAGAAGATGCGGCATCGACGCGGATAAGGAACTGAGCTACAGGCAGCAGGCAGCAAATTTCATTCAGGATATGGGACAGCGGCTCGTGGTGTATCCTTTTTAACGAAGTGCATGTTCAGTTGCGTGTTTCTCAACCTCCCTTTCCCCTTGTCCCCATACAAgcatttcttttcattttacggCTTTCGCATCTTTTCGAATCGCTTACGACGATCGTGTATGTTTCCGCGATCGCGTTCTTCTTACGTAACGGTCTCCTAATCACTCGAATTTCGGTATAAACCGCAAAATACGTAACGTGTTGTAAACACGAGTGACGTGCGAAAGAGGAGGTCACGCGTCATGATCGCGATTCTCCATATTGGACTTCCTCGCGTTACATCCTCGGTGTACGATGGAATTTCGGGAATTTTTGTGCTATCCGATACGCGTTCGTTAGTTATGAAATGTTGTGGGTGAGTGAGGATATCGAGCAGAACTTTGCTGCACGAAAGGAGGACAGGGAATAGGGTCATGGAAAGGCAGCATTGTTTGCCAAGTCAAGTTTGACAGTAGTACCAACCAAACACATGATTTCTGCTGATATTTCTTATGCAAGTATAtcttttcttgtattttcaatttcttctttattcacGTGTCTTTAAGATCGCATTGAGAACAAGTCTAGCCTGCCGGTGAACATGTTATCGCAAGTCTGTATGGAAAGCAATGATAACTAACAAGTTAACGAGATATTCATTTGTTGTTGATGTgaaatttaactttaattcTTTCCTGCATAAATTGTACGTAGAAGTTTCAAACCATTGCCCCAATAATAGATTAACCTTCATCGAGACAATGTTTAGGTCGATCAATGAACTTTAAAAGTATAACCTCTTCGTGTAATGTATTTAACAtgcattgtttttttaactAGATATAAACTCTACGTTAATTAACTACAATAATTCAACGAAACTTTCATTCTAGAAATGTTTCagatatattttcaagataCAGAATATAGGAACAGCTTGAACTttctataacatttttatgtttcagaTCATGTTTGAATGTGTAAATATCTTAATTACCATACCGGTTGAGAGAACTTCGGCATATTCTTCAAttctaatagaaaattaataagcATATCTTGAGATTATGGTTTTAAGTGAAATTATTGttctgttttctttctattgtatgttattttgaggttttaatttatatcctcttttttattaagctaataaataatctaaaagataacaaaaagaaacgtaaactTGAGAagattataaaacaaataaggAATAAATGAAAGGCAAGATATGTGACAACATTATGTGACTTAACTAATCaaagtttttatattaatgtaatttacagtttaaataaaaattctttaaatataatctaCTGTTCCCTCTATTTTCTAATCTTAccatttaatgtaataattttaaaataattttcacacaATATTTTGTACTTTAGTTTActgctttgaattttttatttttaatttaatatcactaTAGATGTTCTGTTTTCAACATTAATTACatgtgtttaattatttttatttgattcgtAAAGGTAACTATGAGAATCAGTAACAagtttataaaagtattatttagaTACATTCTATGTGatactatacatatttaataaatgatttttgtatttattttaaattattagttaatgACCCTTTACTCGTGCGAAGTAAAGCacgtgaaaaaagaaatatttctattgtaaataaattttaataaataacgatctTGGTGGTGATTAAATAGcacaaaaattctttgaaatttgaagTAACAATCTAGTTGTGTTATGTAAGAAAAGGGGAACCGACATGCTGATAAGTaatacattgtttatttcatattttccttAATTAGTTAACTATAGATCGCAATTATGTATCAACACAGCAATAGTGTACATGCACAGGTTCTACGTATTCCATTCGCTGTCACACTTCCACAGGAACGCAATTGCTGCAGCAGCACTATTTTTAGCAGCAAAAGTCGAAGAACAGCCGCGCAAGTTAGAACATGTTATCAAAATGGCACACATGTGTCTCCACAGAGATCAGCCCCCACCTGATATCAGGTCTGAGGTAAGATTAAAATGATCAAGGAAAGGagtaacgtttatttattaacgattgTAATTATCactaaaatatgtatttatttgtagcAATACCTCGAGCAAGCTCAGGATCTGGTTTTCAATGAGAATGTCTTACTACAAACATTGGGGTTTGATGTCGCCATTGATCATCCCCACACACATGTTGTTAGGTGTTGTCAACTGGTTAAAGGTGCATATATTGTTTTTAACGATTGTTGTAATATTCTTGATCTTAGAcgaagtataaaatatagtacaaTCATGTTCAA
This genomic interval carries:
- the LOC128877212 gene encoding KAT8 regulatory NSL complex subunit 2 isoform X2 — protein: MFRIPNTTMPVTTTATKKTKQTQACLYASYECTQPCLEGYNYCGKHILEDPTAPFKQCGFVYNTNGRKCQNPAPKLDRRDISYCTEHTRKAQIARIKSTSRHSLQQTPEMLLLNLSHYVKPADSSTEDTEDEEGKVKALDPFTEVDAFRVNASGCDILDYASSSDSDVEPTVVSDTLRGSYLDDSDDDSLYSAQEDPLKHAGIFTAEEVIYIAREKLIRLQSLYIEQFRRLQYTLREKRRKYLHALKKEKETLCSIHDQPKELAKEKKIYEKLKALNRYHRRSGVEAILYRKSLERRAQVTDGSTQKIPSVSKCIFTEGGVKCGERTLPAAKHCRKHILKDQHQVLFKACGAVRADIECHEPVPIIFDTNCVFHMNLPNECKLESMKFKESKPEAPEISITDSQSMEIDVVGEIQEIDPDDDMAGLMREMSDAAHIKPAFNESLNSEASTDTAFSLSAQMSDRDDLVSEIS
- the LOC128877212 gene encoding KAT8 regulatory NSL complex subunit 2 isoform X1 gives rise to the protein MFRIPNTTMPVTTTATKKTKQTQACLYASYECTQPCLEGYNYCGKHILEDPTAPFKQCGFVYNTNGRKCQNPAPKLDRRDISYCTEHTRKAQIARIKSTSRHSLQQTPEMLLLNLSHYVKPADSSTEDTEDEEGKVKALDPFTEVDAFRVNASGCDILDYASSSDSDVEPTVVSDTLRGSYLDDSDDDSLYSAQEDPLNINFLRHAGIFTAEEVIYIAREKLIRLQSLYIEQFRRLQYTLREKRRKYLHALKKEKETLCSIHDQPKELAKEKKIYEKLKALNRYHRRSGVEAILYRKSLERRAQVTDGSTQKIPSVSKCIFTEGGVKCGERTLPAAKHCRKHILKDQHQVLFKACGAVRADIECHEPVPIIFDTNCVFHMNLPNECKLESMKFKESKPEAPEISITDSQSMEIDVVGEIQEIDPDDDMAGLMREMSDAAHIKPAFNESLNSEASTDTAFSLSAQMSDRDDLVSEIS